A genomic stretch from Bos mutus isolate GX-2022 chromosome 4, NWIPB_WYAK_1.1, whole genome shotgun sequence includes:
- the NDUFA4 gene encoding cytochrome c oxidase subunit NDUFA4 yields the protein MLRQIIGQAKRHPSLIPLFIFIGAGGTGAALYVTRLALFNPDVSWDRKNNPEPWNKLGPNDQYKFYSVNVDYSKLKKEGPDF from the exons ATGCTCCGCCAGATCATCGGTCAGGCCAAGAGGCATCCTAGC TTGATCCCCCTCTTCATATTTATTGGAGCAGGAGGGACTGGAGCAGCACTGTATGTCACGCGCCTGGCATTGTTCAATCCCGATGTCAG TTGGGACAGAAAGAATAACCCAGAACCCTGGAACAAACTAGGTCCTAATGATCAGTACAAG ttcTACTCTGTGAATGTAGATTACAGCAAACTGAAGAAAGAAGGTCCAGACttctaa